One part of the Nitrosophilus kaiyonis genome encodes these proteins:
- a CDS encoding HU family DNA-binding protein, which translates to MKKADFINAVAEKAGLSKKDTQKVIDAALETITEALAKGEDVAFIGFGTFTTAQRAEREAKVPGTNRVVKVPATRVVKFRVGKKLKEAVAK; encoded by the coding sequence ATGAAAAAAGCTGATTTTATCAATGCTGTTGCAGAAAAAGCTGGATTGTCTAAAAAAGACACTCAAAAAGTTATAGACGCAGCACTTGAGACTATTACTGAGGCTTTGGCAAAAGGTGAAGATGTAGCATTTATTGGATTTGGTACATTTACTACAGCACAAAGAGCTGAAAGAGAAGCAAAAGTTCCTGGTACAAATAGAGTAGTTAAAGTTCCTGCTACAAGAGTTGTAAAATTTAGAGTTGGTAAAAAATTAAAAGAAGCAGTAGCTAAGTAA
- the coaD gene encoding pantetheine-phosphate adenylyltransferase yields MNKVIYPGTFDPITNGHVDIIKRASKLFDEVIVAIALSKEKKPMFDIEKRVYMAKKATKKYENVKVLTFDSLLVDFCNEQNANVVIRGLRAVSDFEYELQMGYANQSLKTDLETIYLMPNLKNAFISSSVVRTILKFNGDVSHLVPEEIVEDLKISK; encoded by the coding sequence ATGAATAAAGTTATCTATCCTGGAACTTTTGATCCTATAACTAATGGGCACGTTGATATAATAAAAAGAGCATCAAAACTTTTTGATGAAGTTATTGTAGCTATTGCTTTATCCAAAGAGAAAAAGCCGATGTTTGATATTGAAAAAAGAGTTTATATGGCAAAAAAAGCTACAAAAAAATATGAAAATGTAAAAGTTTTAACTTTTGATTCATTATTAGTTGATTTTTGTAATGAACAAAATGCAAATGTAGTTATAAGAGGATTAAGGGCAGTTAGCGATTTTGAATATGAACTTCAAATGGGATATGCTAATCAGTCATTAAAAACTGATTTGGAAACAATATATCTTATGCCAAATTTAAAAAATGCCTTTATTAGTTCATCTGTAGTTAGAACTATACTTAAATTTAATGGTGATGTTAGTCATTTGGTACCTGAAGAGATTGTTGAGGATTTAAAAATTAGTAAATAG
- the hisS gene encoding histidine--tRNA ligase: MIKALRGMKDILPPVSEKYLHFINTASKLANNFGFEYIETPILEETSLFKRSVGESSDIVGKEMYEFIDKGGNSVCLRPEGTAGVVRSFIEHKFDRKEGIFRYFYYGPMFRYERPQKGRLREFHQFGCETFGEPSVYEDANMIILLKDILDFYNIDYTLKINSLGCEKCMPVYRKKLIEFLDTKEAKICEDCIRRKATNPIRVLDCKVDACKDVYVDAPKLLDNLCEDCKKDFEKLQDILQKNKISYEIDIFLVRGLDYYTKTAFEFVSSSLGSQNAIAGGGRFDRLVEFMGGKPTPAIGFAIGIERILDLIELPQNKREGIYLGVLTENAKDKAFEIATNLRKKQKVIFIYNKKSLKAHLKGADKSNAKFAAIIGEDELEKNSIWVKDLDEKKEEILKIDFFLKKFGEIDV, from the coding sequence ATGATAAAAGCTTTAAGAGGTATGAAAGATATTTTACCTCCAGTTAGTGAAAAATATCTTCATTTTATCAATACCGCTTCTAAATTAGCCAATAATTTTGGTTTTGAATATATTGAAACGCCAATACTTGAAGAGACTTCACTTTTTAAAAGAAGCGTTGGTGAGTCAAGCGATATTGTTGGCAAAGAGATGTATGAATTTATAGATAAAGGCGGAAATAGCGTCTGTTTGAGACCTGAAGGAACAGCTGGAGTCGTTAGAAGTTTTATTGAGCATAAATTTGATAGAAAAGAGGGAATTTTTAGATATTTCTATTATGGACCTATGTTTAGATATGAAAGGCCACAGAAGGGAAGACTTAGAGAGTTTCATCAGTTTGGATGTGAAACATTTGGAGAGCCAAGTGTTTATGAAGATGCAAATATGATAATATTATTAAAAGATATACTAGATTTTTACAATATCGATTATACATTAAAAATAAACTCTCTTGGCTGTGAAAAATGTATGCCAGTTTATAGAAAAAAATTGATAGAGTTTTTAGATACTAAAGAAGCAAAAATTTGTGAAGATTGTATTAGAAGAAAAGCAACAAATCCTATAAGAGTGCTTGATTGTAAAGTCGATGCTTGCAAAGATGTATATGTAGATGCACCAAAGCTTTTAGATAATTTATGCGAAGATTGTAAAAAAGATTTTGAAAAACTGCAAGATATTTTGCAAAAAAACAAAATCTCTTATGAAATTGATATTTTTTTAGTTAGAGGGCTTGATTATTATACAAAAACTGCATTTGAATTTGTAAGCAGTTCGCTTGGTTCTCAAAATGCTATTGCAGGTGGAGGAAGATTTGATAGACTAGTTGAATTCATGGGAGGTAAACCAACTCCTGCAATTGGTTTTGCTATTGGAATTGAAAGAATATTAGATCTTATTGAATTGCCTCAAAATAAAAGAGAGGGAATATATCTTGGAGTTTTAACAGAAAATGCAAAAGATAAAGCATTTGAAATTGCTACAAATTTAAGAAAAAAACAAAAAGTTATTTTTATATATAATAAAAAAAGCTTAAAAGCACATCTAAAAGGAGCTGACAAATCAAATGCAAAATTTGCAGCTATTATCGGAGAGGATGAATTAGAGAAAAATAGTATATGGGTAAAAGATCTTGATGAAAAAAAAGAAGAGATTTTAAAAATAGATTTCTTTTTAAAAAAATTTGGAGAAATTGATGTTTGA
- a CDS encoding MgtC/SapB family protein: MDIDFATSFILSAVLGFMIGLQRELQTYYEKSQEFGGARTFAIISIIGFIAAKLTDYNNLIFPAILLGLIFFLTYIHIKTLKITKDIGTTTEFAAIATFLTGSIVFFLDKQSGVFSAIIILFLLELKSKIKEVEGKITRKDVTSAILFALMTFVILPILPNKSIDPFGIFNPYQIWLMVVLIAGLSFFGYVAVKSIGAKQGLILSGFFGGLVSSTAVAITFAKKSVFNKELIPYLAVTIGIASSTMFFRVIIEVALIDKRLLEYIFYPFILSTILGYFYLYIIYKKAKIKISHSTIEFKNPLELKEALKIGIMFGIIFGAVSLIERNFGDIGVYLLSIISGLTDVDAITLSLANMSREGKIALNSAVLSIIFASISNSFAKMLIVFYLGGKRIGIYIFIFFIITTVPLLGYIMLKLHNML; encoded by the coding sequence ATGGATATAGATTTTGCAACCTCATTTATTCTTTCTGCAGTTTTAGGTTTTATGATAGGTTTACAAAGGGAATTGCAAACCTATTATGAAAAATCTCAAGAATTTGGGGGTGCAAGAACTTTTGCAATAATATCAATTATAGGATTTATAGCTGCAAAATTAACAGATTATAATAATTTAATTTTCCCTGCCATTTTATTAGGATTGATATTTTTTTTAACATATATTCATATAAAAACATTAAAAATTACAAAAGATATTGGGACTACAACGGAATTTGCTGCAATTGCAACTTTTTTAACAGGCTCTATTGTTTTTTTTCTTGATAAGCAAAGTGGTGTATTTAGTGCAATAATCATTCTTTTTCTTTTAGAATTGAAAAGTAAAATAAAAGAGGTTGAGGGAAAAATAACTAGAAAAGATGTTACTTCAGCTATTCTTTTTGCATTAATGACTTTTGTTATATTACCGATCTTGCCAAATAAAAGTATTGATCCTTTTGGGATTTTTAACCCATATCAAATATGGTTGATGGTTGTTTTGATTGCAGGTCTCTCTTTTTTTGGTTATGTTGCTGTTAAAAGTATAGGAGCAAAACAGGGCCTAATTCTTTCTGGTTTTTTTGGTGGATTGGTCTCTTCAACTGCTGTTGCAATAACTTTTGCTAAAAAATCTGTATTTAATAAAGAGCTTATCCCATATTTGGCTGTTACTATTGGTATTGCCTCAAGTACAATGTTTTTTAGAGTTATTATTGAGGTGGCTTTAATTGATAAGAGATTATTAGAATATATTTTTTATCCTTTTATCTTATCTACCATTTTAGGCTATTTCTATCTATATATTATTTACAAAAAAGCAAAAATCAAAATTTCACACTCTACAATAGAATTTAAAAACCCATTAGAATTAAAAGAAGCTTTAAAAATAGGTATTATGTTTGGAATAATTTTTGGTGCAGTTTCATTAATAGAGAGAAACTTTGGAGATATAGGAGTATATTTATTATCTATAATTTCTGGACTTACAGATGTAGATGCAATAACTCTTTCTCTTGCGAATATGAGTAGAGAAGGTAAAATTGCATTAAACAGTGCGGTTTTATCAATTATTTTTGCATCAATTTCAAACTCTTTTGCAAAAATGTTAATAGTTTTTTATTTAGGTGGTAAAAGAATAGGAATCTATATCTTTATATTTTTCATAATAACCACAGTTCCACTATTAGGATATATAATGTTAAAATTACATAATATGCTGTAA
- the acnB gene encoding bifunctional aconitate hydratase 2/2-methylisocitrate dehydratase gives MGFIEEYRKEAAEREKLGIPPKPLTAKQVAEVIELLKQVPIVEEEFLMDLLLNRVPPGVDDAAYVKAAFLRDIIRGHTKTAAISPKHAVEILGTMLGGYNVGPLVEALSHEDEEVAKAAAEALKKTLLVYDAFNDVVELAKNNKFAKEVLESWANAEWFLNRKPLPESLKVVVFKVPGETNTDDLSPASEAWSRSDIPLHALSMLKAKMPDAQDTIKRLKEETKLPVAFVGDVVGTGSSRKSGINSVQWWIGEDIPHVPNKRTGGVIIGGIIAPIFFNTAEDSGALPIEAPVDKLETGDIIEIRPYEGKILKNGEVVSEFKLKPNTLPDEYRAGGRIPLIIGRGLTRKARAVLGMEEENIFARPEQPEGKEGVGYTLAQKMVGRACGMEGVRPGMYVEPETLTVGSQDTTGAMTRDEIKELAALSFGADFVLQSFCHTAAYPKPADIELQHTLPEFITSRGGVSLKPGDGVIHSWLNRMVLPDTVGTGGDSHTRFPIGISFPAGSGLVAFAAVTGSMPLNMPESVLVRFSGELQPGITLRDLVNAIPYFAIKQGLLTVEKKGKKNIFAGRVLEIEGLPFLKVEQAFELSDASAERSAAACTVALDEEPVVEYLKSNIKLIEKMIEAGYEDKRTLERRMKKMQEWLKEPKLMKADKNAEYAAVIEIDLNEITEPIVACPNDPDDVATLSEVLADPNRPHKIDEVFVGSCMTNIGHYRALGEVLKGEGQVPVRLWIAPPTKMDEEELIEEGYYSIYAAAGARTELPGCSLCMGNQARVRDGATVFSTSTRNFDNRMGKDAKVYLGSAELAAVTAILGRIPTKEEYLEIVPKKLAGKEDKVYSYLNFDQINEQLLEEMVHKYV, from the coding sequence ATGGGTTTTATTGAAGAGTATAGAAAAGAGGCTGCTGAGAGAGAAAAGCTTGGTATTCCTCCAAAGCCTTTAACTGCAAAACAAGTTGCTGAAGTTATAGAACTACTTAAACAAGTTCCTATTGTAGAAGAAGAATTTTTAATGGATCTTCTTTTAAATAGAGTTCCTCCTGGTGTTGATGATGCTGCTTATGTAAAAGCTGCATTTTTAAGAGATATCATTAGAGGTCATACAAAAACTGCAGCTATTAGTCCTAAACATGCAGTTGAAATTCTTGGTACTATGCTTGGTGGATATAATGTAGGTCCACTTGTAGAAGCTCTTTCTCATGAAGATGAAGAGGTTGCAAAAGCTGCAGCAGAAGCTTTAAAAAAGACTCTACTTGTTTATGATGCATTTAATGATGTTGTAGAACTTGCAAAAAATAACAAATTTGCAAAAGAGGTACTTGAATCTTGGGCAAATGCTGAATGGTTTTTAAATAGAAAGCCACTTCCAGAATCATTAAAAGTTGTTGTTTTTAAAGTTCCAGGTGAGACAAACACTGATGATCTATCTCCTGCAAGTGAAGCTTGGAGTAGAAGTGATATTCCACTTCATGCCCTTTCTATGTTAAAAGCAAAAATGCCTGATGCTCAAGATACCATTAAAAGATTAAAAGAAGAGACTAAACTTCCAGTAGCATTTGTAGGTGATGTTGTAGGAACAGGAAGTAGTAGAAAATCAGGGATAAACTCTGTTCAATGGTGGATAGGTGAAGATATTCCACATGTTCCAAATAAAAGAACAGGTGGTGTAATTATTGGTGGTATTATTGCTCCAATATTTTTTAATACTGCAGAAGATTCTGGTGCTCTTCCAATAGAGGCTCCTGTTGATAAATTAGAAACTGGTGATATTATTGAAATTAGACCGTATGAAGGAAAAATATTAAAAAATGGTGAAGTTGTAAGCGAATTTAAACTTAAACCAAATACTTTACCGGATGAATATAGAGCTGGAGGAAGAATTCCATTAATCATAGGTAGAGGTCTAACAAGAAAAGCAAGAGCTGTTCTTGGAATGGAAGAGGAAAATATTTTTGCAAGACCAGAGCAACCTGAAGGTAAAGAGGGAGTTGGATATACTCTTGCTCAAAAAATGGTTGGACGTGCTTGTGGAATGGAAGGTGTTAGACCAGGGATGTATGTGGAGCCTGAAACTTTAACCGTTGGAAGCCAAGATACTACTGGAGCTATGACAAGAGATGAGATAAAAGAGTTGGCAGCATTAAGTTTTGGAGCAGATTTTGTTCTTCAAAGTTTTTGTCATACTGCGGCATATCCAAAACCAGCTGATATTGAACTTCAACATACACTACCTGAATTTATCACAAGTAGAGGTGGAGTTAGCTTAAAACCGGGTGATGGTGTTATTCATAGCTGGCTAAATAGAATGGTTCTTCCAGATACTGTTGGAACTGGTGGAGATAGCCATACAAGATTTCCTATAGGTATTAGTTTTCCAGCTGGTTCTGGTCTAGTTGCTTTTGCAGCTGTTACTGGAAGTATGCCACTTAATATGCCTGAATCTGTACTTGTTAGATTTAGTGGAGAGCTTCAGCCAGGAATTACTTTGAGAGATCTTGTTAATGCAATTCCATATTTTGCAATTAAACAAGGACTTTTAACAGTTGAGAAAAAAGGTAAGAAAAATATTTTTGCTGGACGTGTTTTAGAAATTGAAGGACTTCCATTTTTAAAAGTTGAGCAAGCATTTGAGCTTAGCGATGCAAGTGCTGAAAGAAGTGCAGCAGCATGTACTGTTGCTCTTGATGAAGAGCCAGTTGTAGAATATCTAAAATCAAATATTAAACTTATAGAGAAAATGATTGAAGCTGGATATGAGGATAAAAGAACTCTTGAGAGAAGAATGAAAAAGATGCAAGAGTGGCTAAAAGAGCCAAAACTTATGAAAGCAGATAAAAATGCAGAGTATGCTGCTGTTATTGAGATAGATCTAAATGAGATAACTGAGCCAATTGTTGCATGTCCAAATGACCCTGATGATGTTGCAACATTAAGTGAAGTTTTAGCTGATCCTAATAGACCTCATAAAATAGATGAAGTATTTGTTGGTAGCTGTATGACAAATATTGGACATTATAGAGCACTTGGCGAAGTATTAAAAGGCGAAGGACAAGTTCCTGTAAGACTTTGGATAGCTCCTCCTACTAAAATGGATGAAGAAGAACTCATTGAAGAGGGATATTATTCTATTTATGCTGCAGCTGGTGCTAGAACAGAGCTTCCTGGATGTAGCTTATGTATGGGTAACCAGGCAAGAGTTAGAGATGGAGCAACTGTTTTTAGTACAAGTACAAGAAACTTTGACAATAGAATGGGTAAAGATGCTAAAGTTTATCTTGGCAGTGCAGAACTTGCTGCAGTTACTGCTATACTTGGCAGAATCCCAACTAAAGAAGAGTATCTTGAAATAGTTCCTAAAAAATTAGCAGGTAAAGAGGATAAAGTATATAGTTACTTAAATTTTGACCAAATCAATGAGCAACTTCTAGAAGAGATGGTTCATAAATATGTATAA
- a CDS encoding FtsK/SpoIIIE family DNA translocase — MGKFGYRFANFNKEYFGYISFLYLFILLYPLFKIYKNPKFNKRSAEIFVASLLMLFSFLIFQSLVTNGTLSGKFGNYIIEFIKPYIGLAGAWFFWFIIFAISLILIFDKNLEELILEKTVSKQKNEKTVNIKKPKESIYTDNLAKPNEQQDFIDYKEKVEELKENEIEQIEIVDESPKTSNEKIEQNSSLITEIVDELEENKKLLESVEKGKLEKPKNFKLPPLNFLQKPSKKKSSVNEAEIDKKIKELIEKLAKFKIEGDVVRTYTGPVVTTFEFKPAPHIKVSKILNLQDDLAMALKAKTIRIQAPVPGKDVVGIEIPNKEIETIYLREILESDIFKNAASPLTIALGKDIVGKPFVTDLKKLPHLLIAGTTGSGKSVGINSIIISLLYRNSPDNLKLMLIDPKMLEFSIYNDIPHLLTPVITKSKQAVIALNNMVAEMERRYQLMSQTKTKNIEGYNKKAKKEGFEPMPYIVVTIDELADLMMTSGKEVEYSIARLAQMARASGIHLIVATQRPSVDVVTGLIKANLPSRISFKVGQKIDSKVILDTFGAESLLGRGDMLFTPPGVTGLIRLHAPWVSETEIEKIVEFLKEQRTPEYDEKFLKEEISSNNTNENIDEELDELYEDAKEIVLKERKTSISYLQRRLQIGYNRAARIVEQLENTGILSSPNSKGNREILV, encoded by the coding sequence GTGGGAAAATTTGGATATAGATTTGCTAATTTTAATAAAGAGTATTTTGGCTATATCTCTTTTTTGTATCTTTTTATTCTTCTTTATCCTTTATTTAAGATATATAAAAATCCAAAATTTAATAAAAGAAGTGCAGAAATTTTTGTTGCATCATTGCTTATGCTTTTTTCTTTTTTAATTTTTCAATCTTTAGTTACTAATGGCACATTAAGTGGAAAATTTGGCAATTATATTATTGAATTTATCAAACCATATATTGGTCTTGCTGGTGCATGGTTTTTTTGGTTTATCATATTTGCAATATCTTTAATACTAATATTTGACAAAAATCTTGAAGAGTTGATACTTGAAAAAACTGTATCAAAACAGAAAAATGAAAAAACAGTTAATATAAAAAAGCCAAAAGAATCAATTTATACAGATAATTTAGCAAAACCAAATGAGCAGCAAGATTTTATAGATTATAAAGAAAAAGTTGAAGAATTAAAAGAAAATGAAATTGAACAAATAGAAATTGTTGATGAAAGCCCAAAAACGAGTAATGAAAAGATTGAGCAAAACTCCTCTTTGATAACAGAAATTGTTGATGAGTTGGAAGAGAATAAAAAGCTTTTAGAAAGTGTTGAAAAAGGGAAATTGGAAAAACCAAAAAACTTTAAACTTCCTCCTTTAAATTTTTTACAAAAGCCCTCTAAGAAAAAGAGTAGTGTGAATGAGGCTGAAATTGATAAAAAAATAAAAGAGCTTATAGAAAAACTTGCCAAATTTAAAATAGAAGGAGATGTTGTAAGAACATATACTGGGCCAGTTGTTACAACATTTGAATTTAAACCTGCACCTCATATTAAGGTTTCTAAAATTTTAAATCTTCAAGATGATTTGGCAATGGCCCTGAAAGCAAAAACTATAAGAATACAAGCACCAGTTCCTGGGAAAGATGTTGTTGGTATAGAGATTCCAAATAAAGAGATTGAGACAATATATTTAAGAGAGATACTTGAGAGTGATATTTTTAAAAATGCCGCATCTCCTTTAACAATTGCTCTTGGAAAAGATATTGTTGGTAAACCTTTTGTAACGGATCTTAAAAAGCTCCCACATCTTTTAATAGCTGGAACAACTGGTAGCGGAAAAAGTGTTGGAATTAACTCTATAATTATTAGTCTTTTATATAGAAATTCTCCGGATAATTTAAAATTGATGTTAATCGATCCAAAAATGCTTGAATTTTCTATTTATAATGATATTCCTCATCTTTTAACACCAGTTATTACTAAATCTAAACAGGCCGTGATCGCTCTTAATAATATGGTTGCAGAAATGGAAAGACGATATCAATTGATGAGTCAGACAAAAACAAAAAATATAGAAGGTTATAATAAAAAGGCAAAAAAAGAGGGTTTTGAACCTATGCCTTATATTGTTGTCACAATAGATGAATTAGCAGATTTAATGATGACAAGTGGCAAAGAAGTTGAATATTCAATCGCAAGACTTGCTCAAATGGCTAGAGCAAGTGGAATACATTTAATTGTTGCAACACAAAGACCAAGTGTAGATGTTGTTACTGGTCTAATTAAAGCAAATTTGCCAAGTAGAATAAGTTTTAAAGTAGGGCAAAAAATTGATTCTAAAGTTATTTTAGATACATTTGGAGCTGAAAGCCTTCTTGGACGTGGAGATATGCTTTTTACTCCTCCAGGAGTTACAGGTCTTATAAGACTTCATGCTCCTTGGGTTAGTGAAACAGAGATTGAAAAAATTGTAGAATTTTTGAAAGAGCAAAGAACTCCAGAATATGATGAAAAATTTTTAAAAGAAGAAATTAGTTCAAACAATACAAATGAAAATATAGATGAAGAACTTGATGAACTCTATGAAGATGCAAAAGAGATTGTTTTAAAAGAGAGAAAAACTTCGATTAGTTATCTTCAAAGAAGATTGCAAATAGGATACAATAGGGCAGCAAGAATTGTTGAACAATTGGAAAATACAGGAATTCTTTCATCTCCAAATAGTAAAGGAAATAGAGAGATTTTAGTATGA
- the tmk gene encoding dTMP kinase, which produces MYVVLEGIDRVGKSTQIELLKKEFKDAIFTKEPGGTEFGKKIREIVLNDSISPIAEVFLFLADRNEHLEKVIKPNIKRLIISDRGFISGIAYAHIKSNLSYEKLFELNELALEEIFPDKIIFIEIDKNELEKRMHIEKLDSIEKRGVDYLLKVQNFMKEALNRSNIKHLILDANDDVLKINKKIVDFIKKG; this is translated from the coding sequence ATGTATGTTGTTTTAGAAGGAATAGATCGAGTAGGAAAAAGTACTCAAATTGAACTATTAAAAAAAGAGTTTAAAGATGCAATTTTTACAAAGGAACCTGGTGGAACCGAATTTGGAAAAAAAATAAGAGAAATTGTATTAAATGATTCAATTTCACCAATTGCAGAGGTTTTTCTTTTTTTAGCTGATAGAAATGAACATTTAGAAAAAGTAATAAAACCTAATATTAAAAGATTAATAATAAGCGATAGAGGATTTATTTCTGGTATAGCTTATGCCCATATTAAATCAAATCTATCTTATGAAAAACTTTTTGAACTAAATGAATTGGCTCTTGAGGAGATTTTTCCAGATAAAATAATTTTTATTGAAATTGACAAAAATGAACTTGAAAAAAGAATGCATATAGAAAAACTTGATTCAATAGAAAAAAGAGGAGTTGATTATCTTTTAAAAGTTCAAAATTTTATGAAAGAGGCATTAAATAGATCAAATATTAAGCATTTAATTTTAGATGCAAATGATGATGTTTTAAAAATAAATAAAAAAATAGTAGATTTTATAAAAAAGGGTTGA
- a CDS encoding ABC1 kinase family protein: MKKYYHPLRIYKIFIFLVTIFLLIKKKKRFLLFKPLKPKELKNTIIGLGASFIKLSQVLATRADFFSLDYINELKELHDELPPMNKEDFLKVYNRAFKDDIFSYFENKPIASASIGEVHKARLKSGELVAVKLRRYNIEKQVKADIKILNFFNNLFRPFFSLYTKNSIDAVISEFSKMILEEIDFLHEVKNLQDFSKTYKKSGVKFPKAYLKYCSENAIVMSFERGYRFDDRENLKRLNIDFYEIMNKLILFYTDQMLIRGYFHADPHPGNLLVNEDGQLILLDFGMVKKISNQTRIAIIELIKSANERDFELYIAACKRLGIIAYNAPQNLLEEFAQKMFDIFSDENLSSSSMQKLAFDLLSTTKELPFKLPQEAIFILRASAIIEGLGTTYIENFNGIKDILPVLQKHIPDALGAKERFFELIKNDITSFPLTHRRIKKIITDMSESAFVIHLSQDSIELFIEKIKVILKPILQGAVFIILSFYFLYSDFSYKEYISIIFLVFGIIRLIFI; this comes from the coding sequence ATGAAAAAATATTATCATCCATTAAGAATTTATAAAATATTTATCTTCTTAGTAACTATTTTTTTATTAATTAAAAAAAAGAAAAGATTTCTATTATTTAAACCTCTTAAACCAAAAGAATTAAAAAATACTATAATTGGTCTTGGAGCATCTTTTATAAAACTTTCGCAAGTACTTGCCACGAGGGCTGATTTTTTTTCTTTGGATTATATAAATGAATTAAAAGAGCTTCATGATGAATTACCTCCTATGAATAAAGAAGATTTTTTAAAAGTTTATAATAGAGCATTTAAGGATGATATTTTTTCATATTTTGAAAATAAACCAATTGCAAGTGCTTCAATAGGAGAAGTTCATAAAGCGAGACTAAAATCTGGTGAATTAGTTGCTGTAAAATTAAGAAGATATAACATTGAAAAGCAGGTAAAAGCAGATATAAAAATTTTAAATTTTTTCAATAATTTATTTAGACCATTTTTCTCTTTATATACAAAAAACTCAATTGATGCTGTTATATCTGAATTTTCCAAAATGATACTTGAAGAGATTGATTTTTTACATGAGGTAAAAAATCTTCAAGATTTTTCTAAAACTTATAAAAAAAGTGGGGTTAAATTTCCAAAAGCTTATTTGAAATATTGTAGTGAGAATGCAATAGTGATGAGTTTTGAAAGAGGCTATAGATTTGATGATAGAGAGAATTTAAAAAGATTAAATATCGATTTTTATGAAATAATGAATAAATTAATTCTTTTTTACACAGATCAAATGCTTATTAGAGGATATTTTCATGCTGACCCACATCCTGGGAACCTTTTGGTAAATGAAGATGGACAACTTATTTTATTAGATTTTGGCATGGTAAAAAAGATTTCAAATCAAACAAGAATTGCAATCATTGAACTAATAAAATCGGCGAATGAAAGAGATTTTGAGTTATATATCGCAGCATGTAAAAGACTCGGTATCATAGCTTATAATGCTCCACAAAATCTCTTAGAAGAGTTTGCTCAAAAAATGTTTGATATCTTTAGTGATGAAAATCTATCAAGTTCATCAATGCAAAAATTAGCTTTTGATCTTTTATCTACAACAAAAGAACTTCCATTTAAACTTCCCCAAGAAGCTATATTTATCCTAAGGGCAAGTGCAATAATTGAAGGTCTTGGAACAACATATATTGAAAATTTTAATGGTATAAAAGATATTTTGCCAGTTTTACAAAAACATATTCCTGATGCATTAGGAGCAAAAGAGAGATTTTTTGAATTAATAAAAAATGATATTACAAGTTTTCCTTTGACCCATAGAAGAATAAAAAAAATTATTACAGATATGAGTGAAAGCGCTTTTGTTATTCATTTAAGTCAAGACTCAATTGAACTTTTTATAGAAAAAATAAAAGTTATTTTAAAACCTATTTTACAAGGAGCAGTTTTTATTATCTTATCTTTTTATTTTTTATATAGCGACTTTTCTTATAAAGAGTATATCTCCATAATATTTTTAGTGTTTGGTATTATAAGATTAATATTTATATGA
- a CDS encoding UbiX family flavin prenyltransferase: MKILIAISGASGVNLGLKAYSLIPKNHQKYLIVSENSKLVSLKEQGYNIFNNNEIWEGPASGSFGIDAMMIIPCSMNTLAKIAVGISDNLITRAASVVIKEKKKLLIAPREIPFSSIALENMYKLSLLNVIIAPPILGYYSEQKNLDDMENFIIGKWFDLIGIEHSLYKRWGKNE; the protein is encoded by the coding sequence TTGAAAATTTTGATTGCGATTTCTGGTGCAAGTGGAGTAAATCTTGGATTAAAAGCATATTCTCTTATCCCTAAAAATCATCAAAAATACTTAATTGTAAGTGAAAATTCAAAGTTAGTCTCATTAAAAGAGCAAGGCTATAATATATTTAATAATAATGAAATCTGGGAAGGTCCAGCGAGTGGAAGTTTTGGTATCGATGCTATGATGATTATTCCTTGTTCAATGAATACTTTAGCAAAAATAGCTGTAGGTATTAGTGATAATCTTATAACAAGAGCTGCGAGTGTAGTAATAAAAGAGAAAAAAAAGTTACTTATTGCTCCAAGAGAGATTCCATTTAGTTCAATTGCTTTAGAAAATATGTATAAACTATCTTTATTAAATGTTATAATTGCACCTCCTATTTTGGGATATTATAGTGAACAAAAAAATCTTGATGATATGGAAAATTTTATAATTGGCAAATGGTTCGATTTAATTGGAATAGAACATTCATTATATAAAAGATGGGGTAAAAATGAATAA